In Posidoniimonas polymericola, one genomic interval encodes:
- the sufC gene encoding Fe-S cluster assembly ATPase SufC produces the protein MTETLVIKDLHVSVEGKPILNGVNLTINRGETHALMGPNGSGKSTLGNAIMGHPSYEVTGGTIEINGEDVLDMDASERARAGIFMAFQRPMAIPGVKLADFLRHAATNVRNPDRKEGEDLIPMREFRKELKEKMGQLKMDTEFARRYVNDGFSGGEMKRAEILQLAMLRPKFAILDETDSGLDVDAVKLASQSIAAIAQETEGGTEMGILIITHHDKLLEQNTPDFTHVMLGGRLVETGGEELARELYTNGYDRIRADHPVEARVEAEMQDEEPAAV, from the coding sequence ATGACTGAAACGCTCGTAATCAAGGATCTGCACGTCAGCGTCGAGGGGAAACCGATCCTCAACGGCGTCAACCTGACCATCAACCGTGGCGAGACCCACGCCCTAATGGGCCCCAACGGCAGCGGTAAGAGCACGCTCGGCAATGCCATCATGGGTCATCCGTCGTACGAGGTGACCGGCGGCACGATCGAGATCAACGGCGAGGACGTCCTCGACATGGACGCCAGCGAGCGTGCCCGGGCGGGCATCTTCATGGCGTTCCAGCGTCCGATGGCGATCCCCGGCGTCAAGCTGGCCGACTTCCTGCGCCACGCCGCGACCAACGTCCGCAACCCGGACCGCAAGGAGGGCGAGGACCTGATCCCGATGCGTGAGTTCCGCAAGGAGCTGAAGGAGAAGATGGGTCAGCTCAAGATGGACACCGAGTTCGCCCGCCGCTACGTCAACGACGGCTTCTCCGGCGGCGAGATGAAGCGGGCCGAGATCCTGCAGCTCGCCATGCTGCGGCCCAAGTTCGCCATCCTCGACGAAACCGACTCCGGCCTGGACGTCGACGCCGTGAAGCTGGCCAGCCAGTCGATCGCCGCGATCGCCCAGGAGACCGAGGGCGGGACCGAGATGGGCATCCTGATCATCACCCACCACGACAAGCTGCTCGAGCAGAACACCCCGGACTTCACGCACGTGATGCTGGGCGGACGTCTGGTCGAGACCGGCGGCGAGGAGCTGGCCCGCGAGCTGTACACCAACGGCTACGACCGCATCCGCGCCGACCACCCGGTCGAGGCCCGCGTCGAGGCCGAGATGCAGGACGAGGAGCCGGCGGCCGTCTAA
- the sufB gene encoding Fe-S cluster assembly protein SufB — protein MATETLPFKEAPKDTVGEINKYDFVTQTTGVFKARKGLNEEVVRQISAMKKEPEWMLEFRLRSLAIFESKPMPEWGGDIGIDFDDVYYYLKPTEGQGKTWEDVPQEIKDTFDKLGIPEAERKFLAGVKAQFESEVVYGSLHEDLAKKGVIFTDTDTAVREHPELLREYFGKIIPPEDNKFAALNSAVWSGGSFIYVPPGVKIEFPLQAYFRINAESMGQFERTLIIVDEGAEIHYVEGCTAPMYSTESLHSAVVEIIVKKNGRCRYTTIQNWANNIYNLVTKRAMAYQDALMEWIDGNLGSRLTMKYPAVYMMEPGARGEILSIAFSSKGQHQDAGAKLVHCAPNTSGRIISKSISKNGGRSSYRGLCKVEDGAINTKSNVVCDALILDPESRSDTYPYIEVEEQQVQIEHEASVSRIGEEQLFYLMSRGLTEAEASSMIVSGFIEPLIKELPMEYAVEMNRLIELQMEGSVG, from the coding sequence ATGGCTACAGAAACCCTGCCGTTCAAGGAAGCGCCGAAGGACACCGTCGGCGAAATCAACAAGTACGACTTCGTCACCCAGACGACCGGCGTCTTCAAAGCCCGCAAGGGCCTGAACGAAGAGGTGGTGCGTCAGATCTCGGCGATGAAGAAGGAGCCCGAGTGGATGCTCGAGTTCCGGCTCCGTTCGCTGGCGATCTTCGAGTCGAAGCCGATGCCCGAGTGGGGCGGCGACATCGGCATCGATTTCGACGACGTCTACTACTACCTGAAGCCGACCGAAGGCCAGGGCAAGACCTGGGAGGACGTCCCGCAAGAGATCAAGGACACCTTCGACAAGCTCGGCATCCCCGAGGCCGAGCGGAAGTTCTTGGCCGGCGTGAAGGCGCAGTTCGAGAGCGAGGTCGTCTACGGCTCGCTGCACGAGGACCTCGCCAAGAAGGGCGTGATCTTCACCGACACCGACACCGCCGTCCGCGAGCACCCCGAGCTGCTCCGCGAGTACTTCGGCAAGATTATCCCGCCGGAGGACAACAAGTTCGCTGCGCTCAATTCGGCCGTCTGGTCGGGCGGCTCGTTCATCTACGTGCCGCCAGGCGTGAAGATCGAATTCCCGCTGCAGGCCTACTTCCGCATCAACGCGGAGAGCATGGGCCAGTTCGAGCGGACGCTGATCATTGTCGACGAGGGCGCCGAGATCCACTACGTGGAGGGCTGCACCGCGCCGATGTACTCGACCGAGAGCCTGCACTCGGCCGTGGTTGAGATCATCGTCAAGAAGAACGGCCGCTGCCGCTACACGACGATCCAGAACTGGGCCAACAACATCTACAACCTGGTGACCAAGCGGGCGATGGCCTACCAGGACGCCCTGATGGAGTGGATTGACGGCAACCTCGGCTCGCGGCTGACCATGAAGTACCCGGCCGTCTACATGATGGAGCCGGGCGCGCGGGGCGAGATCCTATCGATAGCGTTCTCCAGCAAGGGCCAGCACCAGGACGCCGGCGCCAAGCTGGTGCACTGCGCCCCGAACACCTCGGGCCGCATCATCAGCAAGAGCATCAGCAAGAACGGCGGCCGCAGCAGCTACCGCGGCCTGTGCAAGGTCGAGGACGGCGCCATCAACACCAAGAGCAACGTGGTGTGCGACGCGCTGATCCTCGACCCCGAGAGCCGCAGCGACACCTACCCCTACATCGAGGTAGAGGAGCAGCAGGTCCAGATCGAGCACGAGGCCAGTGTCTCGCGGATCGGCGAGGAGCAGCTGTTCTACCTGATGAGCCGCGGCCTGACCGAGGCCGAGGCCAGCAGCATGATTGTCAGCGGATTCATCGAGCCGCTGATCAAGGAGCTGCCCATGGAATACGCCGTGGAGATGAACCGTCTGATCGAGCTGCAGATGGAAGGCAGCGTCGGTTAG
- the dusB gene encoding tRNA dihydrouridine synthase DusB: MPDANPIAPPFYIGDLLVDPPVLQAPMAGFTNYAFRQIVREFGGAGLLATEMVNAKGFVWLDEQEATHPDRLWGVADEPRPLAVQIWDNDPEIMARVGKRLVDEYKVSVVDINFGCPVRQVTEKAHSGSYLLREPERMGRIIEQVVAACGPTPVTAKTRLGCTRDKIVIKDVAQIVEGAGAAALTLHGRTAADMFRGSADWDLISEVKPFLKKIPLIGNGDLDSAEKVVQAFQRYDVDGVMIARACLNKPWLFAQAQAALRGEPIPPDPTLEDERRLMVHHFELVKERFGEEKGAVLMRKYACCYAQGRRGAREFRKHVATIETADQFYAVVRDYFPSEQHAAAG, from the coding sequence ATGCCCGACGCGAATCCCATTGCGCCCCCGTTCTACATCGGCGACCTCTTGGTCGACCCGCCGGTGCTGCAGGCGCCGATGGCGGGTTTCACCAACTACGCGTTCCGGCAGATTGTCCGCGAGTTCGGCGGCGCCGGGCTGCTGGCGACCGAGATGGTCAACGCCAAGGGCTTCGTCTGGCTCGACGAGCAGGAGGCGACCCACCCCGACCGGCTGTGGGGCGTGGCCGACGAGCCGCGGCCGCTGGCCGTGCAGATCTGGGACAACGACCCCGAGATCATGGCCCGGGTCGGCAAGCGGCTAGTCGACGAGTACAAGGTCAGCGTGGTCGACATTAACTTCGGCTGCCCGGTGCGGCAGGTCACGGAGAAGGCCCACAGCGGCTCGTACCTGCTGCGTGAGCCGGAGCGGATGGGGCGGATCATCGAGCAGGTGGTTGCGGCCTGCGGACCAACGCCGGTCACCGCCAAGACGCGGCTCGGCTGCACGCGAGACAAGATCGTCATCAAGGACGTCGCCCAGATTGTCGAGGGCGCGGGCGCCGCGGCGCTCACGCTGCACGGCCGCACCGCCGCCGACATGTTCCGCGGCTCGGCCGACTGGGACCTGATCTCCGAGGTCAAACCGTTTCTAAAGAAGATCCCGCTGATCGGCAACGGCGACCTCGACTCCGCCGAGAAGGTCGTCCAGGCGTTCCAGCGGTACGACGTCGACGGCGTGATGATCGCCCGGGCGTGCCTTAACAAGCCGTGGCTGTTCGCCCAGGCGCAGGCCGCCCTGCGTGGTGAGCCGATCCCCCCTGACCCTACGCTCGAGGACGAACGCCGGCTGATGGTGCACCACTTCGAGCTGGTCAAGGAGCGGTTCGGCGAGGAAAAGGGCGCCGTGCTGATGCGCAAGTACGCCTGCTGCTACGCCCAGGGTCGCCGCGGCGCGCGGGAGTTCCGCAAGCACGTCGCGACGATCGAGACCGCCGACCAGTTCTACGCGGTCGTGCGGGACTACTTCCCAAGCGAGCAGCACGCGGCCGCCGGCTAA
- a CDS encoding helix-turn-helix transcriptional regulator — protein sequence MAAIAPESTDRDLLDHLRRVNSASVGDLEAFLGVTRTAVRQRLSRLMAKGVLERVVEKQPRGRPSYRYSLTPKGERMSGDNFGDLVDVLWDEVRQIEDIEVRRGLLKRLANRLAQGYASQLGQGALAEKMRALSQLMDQKELPFVVDESGGLPVLNALACPYPGLAETDRSVCAMERLMISEALGESVRLSECRLDGGTCCSFEPSSGYVDADADGTPVVAPSANAAVANPADAAKNKK from the coding sequence ATGGCTGCTATCGCTCCCGAATCAACCGACCGCGACCTGTTGGATCACCTCCGCCGGGTTAACTCCGCTAGCGTCGGCGACCTCGAGGCGTTCTTGGGCGTGACTCGCACCGCGGTCCGGCAGCGGCTCTCCCGGCTGATGGCCAAGGGGGTGCTGGAGCGGGTCGTTGAGAAGCAGCCCCGTGGGCGTCCGAGCTACCGCTACTCGCTTACCCCTAAGGGGGAGCGGATGTCCGGCGACAATTTTGGCGACCTCGTTGACGTGCTGTGGGACGAGGTCCGGCAGATTGAGGACATCGAGGTCCGCCGCGGGCTGCTCAAGCGGCTCGCCAATCGGTTGGCGCAGGGGTACGCTAGCCAGCTAGGCCAGGGCGCCTTGGCAGAGAAGATGCGGGCCCTGAGCCAGCTGATGGACCAGAAAGAGCTGCCATTCGTTGTTGACGAGTCGGGCGGACTGCCGGTCCTCAACGCACTCGCCTGCCCGTACCCCGGTCTCGCCGAGACCGACCGCAGCGTCTGTGCGATGGAACGACTCATGATCTCCGAGGCCCTGGGCGAGAGCGTCCGGCTGTCGGAGTGCCGGCTCGACGGCGGCACTTGCTGCTCGTTCGAACCGAGCAGTGGGTACGTTGACGCCGACGCCGACGGCACGCCTGTCGTGGCACCATCCGCCAACGCAGCGGTCGCCAACCCGGCCGATGCCGCTAAGAATAAGAAATAG
- a CDS encoding helix-turn-helix domain-containing protein: MARPRVLDEGKQREVCALLTAGMTVREAADYLGCCEKTIRREQRRDEGFDERVRRARMHARLGPLQAVRQAAATHWRAAAWLVDRQDRQEERERRARREQVKRKQQRPKPKPHQPPQPWDLEQEIQAIASARPAAGERCAIDKSPRRQPREPAATAGLPQLKRRSPVAAALNELAEGVAASARRGTKPPVRRAPGSVVEPAVEGQDEAATESDGGGFVPSLRVFGQNEGERHAPCHREPPASAGGAEPSAAACREGCSGG; encoded by the coding sequence ATGGCGCGACCACGGGTGCTGGATGAGGGGAAGCAGCGGGAGGTTTGTGCGCTCTTAACCGCGGGGATGACGGTGCGCGAAGCGGCCGACTACCTGGGCTGCTGCGAGAAGACGATCCGGCGGGAGCAGCGGCGGGACGAGGGCTTTGACGAGCGGGTCCGGCGGGCGCGGATGCATGCGCGGCTCGGGCCGCTGCAGGCCGTTCGGCAGGCGGCGGCGACGCACTGGCGGGCCGCGGCCTGGCTGGTCGACCGGCAGGACCGCCAGGAGGAGCGCGAGCGGCGGGCGCGGCGCGAACAGGTCAAGCGCAAGCAGCAGCGGCCGAAGCCCAAGCCCCATCAGCCGCCGCAGCCGTGGGACCTCGAGCAAGAGATCCAAGCGATCGCTTCCGCGCGACCTGCTGCCGGCGAGCGCTGCGCGATCGACAAGAGCCCCCGGCGTCAGCCGAGGGAGCCAGCCGCCACCGCCGGCCTGCCACAACTGAAGCGGCGCTCACCGGTCGCCGCGGCCCTCAATGAGCTCGCCGAGGGCGTCGCCGCCTCGGCGCGGCGTGGGACAAAACCGCCGGTGCGGCGCGCGCCGGGATCCGTGGTCGAGCCCGCGGTGGAAGGCCAAGACGAAGCCGCCACGGAATCCGACGGCGGGGGTTTTGTCCCCTCGCTGCGAGTATTCGGACAAAACGAAGGCGAACGCCACGCGCCGTGTCACCGAGAGCCTCCGGCGTCAGCCGGGGGAGCCGAACCCTCGGCGGCGGCGTGCCGGGAAGGCTGCTCCGGCGGCTGA
- a CDS encoding CotH kinase family protein: MRKRLFLENLESRDLLAADLIISEFMASNDGSLEDGNGAASDWIEVYNNGDESANLLGHSLTDDPADLNKWSFTTPLVLAPNEYVVVFASGNDAPDSSGALHTNFALSAGGEYLALANPGGVILSEFGPAGTEYPQQTSGVSYGLAFSSSSPAVVTPESAVRYLVPTNSSVDATWTQPGFDDATWAAGVASVGYESSGSDYASRGLLDTVLPAGTTSAYVRIPFTVTDANTLLSKLQMKYDDGFVAYINGTLVASANAPQSPQHNSTATGENPDAFAVRYEDFDLSGYSGLLTQGENVLAIHMLNRSAGSSDLLAAVNLLTTSGGPIAPEIIGYLQQPTPGLPNTNLRASDVEFSRAGGAFPSTFDLTLSTPDNTETIRYTTDGSAPTGSSPIYTGPITVSSSVQIRARAYGAEGQVGASHTESFTRVDAALNGFTSDLPIVVLENYGDGTPGTGDFEDAALSLYDVDPLSGRSAISAEADLSMLIGQHRRGRSTANNPKTNLRIELRDENGEDQSVELLGMPSESDWILYAPYNFDRAMLRNATFYGLSNQLGKWAPRTRFVEVYANYDGDELEAGDYLGVYVLMENIKRDSNRVDIAELTPTQNSEPDITGGYIIAFDGADGETPPDGSWSTDRNIPTLGDSSLLHEDPDRTELTQEQVDYIRGYVQDFEDALYGPNATDPEVGYQAYFDVASSIDHHILRVLSKEPDSLRLSTFLTKDRDGKLAFGPVWDFDRSSGADNDGRSSNPEGWYLPDVDFFESDWWGELFDDPNFAQEWVDRWQELRQGVLSDDGLRGTVNGLASEIAEGQVRNFDRWPNIAPNGGAYADPGLTGWEAEVSHLANWLVIRANWIDEQLIGVPLLAPTPGNVSSGQQVTLSADPDVQIYYTIDGTDPRADGGGLSPTAVLYSGPLTVTDTTLLSARGYGDPGGTIESSSSYPSGESPADAIDGDPGTKYLNFGGANSGLIVTPQSGSSVVQSFRLTTANDFENRDPGTWELYGTNDAIQSNDNSTGLAENWTLIDEGSVLLPSARGTDGPVVPIANVSAYTSYKLMFPTLKGAAGEMQFAEVKFYESSTGATPNILSPSDAILAVHVLTGASADGISNWSSLTQGLYSVEQPADASSLRISEVHYHPADPTPEELTLVPNADADSFEFVELVNSSSNFISLNGVQLGDGITFDFSTSAVTSLAPGQAVVVVEDTEAFTARYGEGILVAGQYDGKLSNGGERITLTDSSSAVIHDFTYDDVAPWPTAPDGDGPSMQAVDLYGDYTSGANWTASAVDNGTPGFHGVLPGDYDADGIVDTDDYDLWRSTYGSTTLLAADGNHNGRIDAGDYTIWRDNEGASIAPQSTLAAIVLAAPSAASAAVAVSEPAADEPTPTAVYFVSPDATIATALAAKAPATIGPVGGPFAAVEDDSLLLLDAAFSNLLAERELVETLLAEPAETPDDVDLALEQEFTDAV; the protein is encoded by the coding sequence ATGCGGAAGCGACTATTTTTAGAGAACCTCGAGTCGCGTGACTTGCTGGCGGCCGACCTGATCATCAGCGAGTTCATGGCTTCCAACGATGGCAGCCTAGAGGACGGCAACGGCGCGGCCTCGGACTGGATTGAGGTCTACAACAACGGCGACGAGTCGGCCAACCTGTTGGGGCACAGCCTGACCGACGACCCGGCCGACCTGAACAAGTGGAGCTTCACGACGCCGCTGGTGCTGGCCCCCAACGAGTACGTCGTGGTGTTCGCCAGCGGGAACGACGCGCCTGACTCGAGCGGCGCGCTGCACACCAACTTTGCCCTCTCTGCCGGCGGCGAGTACTTGGCGCTCGCCAACCCCGGCGGAGTCATCCTCTCGGAATTCGGCCCTGCCGGGACCGAGTACCCGCAGCAGACGTCAGGCGTGTCGTACGGGTTGGCGTTCAGCTCTTCCTCGCCGGCGGTGGTTACGCCCGAGAGCGCGGTCCGCTACCTCGTGCCGACCAACAGCTCGGTTGACGCGACCTGGACTCAGCCTGGGTTTGATGACGCAACCTGGGCCGCCGGCGTGGCGAGCGTGGGGTACGAGTCTTCCGGTTCGGACTACGCCAGCCGCGGCCTGCTCGACACGGTGCTGCCAGCGGGAACCACCAGCGCGTACGTCCGGATCCCGTTCACCGTCACAGACGCCAACACGCTGCTCAGCAAGCTGCAGATGAAGTACGACGACGGCTTCGTCGCGTATATCAACGGCACACTCGTCGCCAGCGCTAATGCGCCGCAGTCGCCGCAGCACAACTCGACCGCGACCGGCGAGAACCCCGACGCCTTCGCCGTCAGGTACGAGGACTTCGACCTCAGCGGCTACTCCGGCCTGCTCACGCAGGGCGAGAACGTCCTCGCGATCCATATGCTGAACCGCAGCGCCGGTAGCTCCGACCTGCTGGCCGCGGTCAATCTGCTGACCACGTCCGGCGGCCCGATCGCGCCAGAGATCATCGGCTACCTCCAGCAGCCCACCCCCGGCCTGCCGAACACCAACCTCCGCGCGTCAGATGTCGAGTTCTCGCGCGCCGGCGGGGCGTTCCCGAGCACGTTCGACCTGACGCTCAGCACCCCCGACAATACCGAGACCATCCGCTACACCACCGACGGCTCGGCGCCGACCGGTTCTTCCCCCATCTATACGGGGCCGATCACGGTCTCGTCGTCGGTGCAGATCCGCGCCAGGGCGTACGGCGCGGAGGGGCAGGTCGGCGCGTCTCACACCGAGAGCTTCACGCGCGTGGACGCGGCGCTGAATGGCTTCACCTCGGACCTGCCGATTGTCGTGCTTGAGAACTACGGCGACGGCACCCCCGGCACCGGCGATTTCGAGGACGCCGCGCTCAGCCTGTACGACGTCGACCCGCTCAGCGGCCGCAGCGCAATCTCCGCCGAGGCCGACCTCTCGATGCTGATCGGCCAGCACCGCCGCGGCCGCAGCACCGCGAACAACCCCAAGACCAACCTCCGCATCGAGCTGCGCGACGAGAACGGCGAGGACCAGAGCGTCGAGCTGCTGGGCATGCCCTCGGAGTCCGACTGGATCCTGTACGCCCCGTACAACTTCGACCGCGCGATGCTCCGCAACGCGACCTTCTACGGGCTGAGCAACCAGCTGGGCAAATGGGCGCCCCGCACGCGATTTGTCGAGGTCTACGCCAACTACGACGGCGACGAACTTGAAGCGGGCGACTACCTCGGCGTGTACGTGCTGATGGAGAACATCAAACGCGACAGCAACCGCGTCGACATCGCCGAGCTCACCCCCACCCAGAACAGCGAGCCCGACATCACCGGAGGCTACATCATCGCCTTCGACGGCGCCGACGGCGAAACCCCGCCCGACGGCTCGTGGAGCACCGACCGCAACATCCCGACACTGGGCGACTCGTCACTGCTGCACGAGGATCCCGACCGGACCGAGCTGACCCAGGAACAGGTCGACTACATCCGCGGCTACGTCCAGGACTTCGAGGACGCCCTCTACGGCCCCAACGCAACCGACCCAGAGGTGGGCTACCAGGCGTACTTTGATGTCGCCTCGTCGATCGACCACCATATCCTGCGGGTCCTGTCGAAGGAGCCGGATTCACTCCGCCTGAGCACATTCCTTACCAAGGACCGCGACGGCAAGCTCGCGTTTGGGCCGGTTTGGGACTTCGACCGCTCCAGTGGCGCCGACAACGACGGCCGTTCCTCCAATCCCGAGGGGTGGTACCTGCCGGACGTCGATTTCTTCGAGTCGGACTGGTGGGGCGAGTTGTTCGACGACCCCAACTTTGCCCAGGAGTGGGTCGACCGCTGGCAGGAGCTCCGCCAGGGCGTCCTGAGCGACGACGGCCTCCGCGGCACGGTCAACGGGCTGGCGTCTGAGATCGCCGAGGGCCAGGTCCGCAACTTCGACCGCTGGCCGAACATCGCCCCCAACGGCGGGGCCTACGCCGACCCCGGCCTCACCGGCTGGGAGGCCGAGGTGAGCCACCTGGCGAACTGGCTGGTGATCCGGGCCAACTGGATCGACGAGCAGCTGATCGGCGTCCCGCTACTCGCCCCCACGCCGGGCAACGTCAGCAGTGGTCAGCAGGTGACGCTTTCGGCGGACCCGGATGTGCAGATTTACTACACCATTGATGGGACGGATCCCCGTGCCGACGGTGGCGGCCTCTCACCGACAGCCGTTCTCTACAGCGGACCCCTCACGGTCACCGACACGACGCTGCTCTCCGCGCGGGGCTACGGCGATCCGGGCGGCACGATTGAGAGCAGCAGCAGCTACCCGAGTGGGGAATCCCCCGCCGACGCGATCGACGGCGACCCGGGCACAAAGTACCTCAACTTCGGCGGCGCCAACTCCGGCTTGATCGTTACCCCGCAATCGGGGTCGTCGGTGGTGCAGAGCTTCCGCCTGACCACCGCAAACGACTTCGAGAACCGCGACCCTGGAACGTGGGAGCTGTACGGCACGAACGACGCCATTCAGAGCAACGACAACAGCACCGGTCTGGCCGAGAACTGGACGCTGATCGACGAAGGCAGCGTCCTGCTGCCGTCAGCGCGCGGAACCGACGGCCCGGTCGTGCCGATTGCGAACGTCAGCGCCTACACCTCCTACAAGCTGATGTTCCCGACCCTCAAGGGCGCGGCCGGTGAGATGCAGTTCGCCGAGGTCAAGTTCTACGAGTCGTCTACCGGCGCCACGCCCAACATCCTCTCCCCGAGCGACGCTATTCTGGCGGTGCACGTGCTGACCGGCGCTTCCGCCGATGGCATCTCGAACTGGAGTTCGCTCACGCAGGGGCTCTACTCGGTCGAGCAGCCCGCCGACGCCAGCAGCCTCCGCATCAGCGAGGTCCACTACCACCCGGCCGATCCAACGCCCGAAGAGCTGACGCTCGTGCCGAACGCCGACGCCGACAGCTTCGAGTTCGTCGAGCTGGTGAACTCCAGCAGCAACTTTATCAGCCTCAACGGCGTGCAGCTCGGGGATGGGATCACGTTCGACTTCTCGACTTCGGCGGTTACCTCGCTGGCGCCGGGGCAGGCCGTGGTCGTCGTCGAAGACACCGAAGCCTTCACCGCCCGCTACGGCGAAGGGATCCTGGTAGCCGGCCAGTACGACGGGAAGCTGTCGAACGGCGGCGAGCGGATAACGCTGACCGACTCGTCCTCGGCGGTGATCCACGACTTCACCTACGACGACGTCGCCCCGTGGCCCACCGCCCCCGACGGCGACGGGCCGTCGATGCAGGCGGTCGACCTGTACGGCGACTACACCTCTGGCGCCAACTGGACGGCGAGCGCCGTCGACAACGGCACGCCCGGCTTCCACGGAGTGCTGCCGGGCGACTACGACGCCGACGGCATTGTCGACACCGACGACTACGACCTCTGGCGTTCGACTTACGGCTCGACCACGCTGCTGGCCGCCGACGGCAACCACAACGGCCGGATCGACGCAGGCGATTACACCATCTGGCGGGACAACGAAGGCGCCTCGATCGCCCCGCAGTCCACGCTCGCGGCCATTGTCCTCGCGGCCCCATCGGCCGCTTCAGCGGCAGTAGCGGTGAGTGAGCCCGCCGCGGATGAACCGACGCCGACCGCCGTCTACTTTGTATCGCCGGACGCGACGATCGCTACCGCACTGGCGGCCAAGGCGCCGGCGACGATTGGCCCTGTCGGCGGCCCCTTCGCGGCGGTTGAGGACGACTCGCTACTCCTGCTGGACGCGGCGTTCTCGAATCTGCTTGCCGAACGTGAGCTGGTCGAGACGCTGCTCGCCGAGCCTGCCGAAACGCCCGATGATGTCGACCTGGCGCTCGAGCAAGAGTTCACCGACGCGGTTTAG
- a CDS encoding alanine/glycine:cation symporter family protein — MPFAPSHPALSKIFLSVMLALATLGSPTPLLAQEQGENATESNPAVASDEAPAEAADGDWMADVDGWFGEYLVGPLVAVLFYDFNSKEWLGTSVPVVVVWLFCGAAFLTLRMMFINVRAFWHAIRVTKGDFDGDHDDGEVSHFQALSSALSATVGLGNIAGVAIAVGSGGPGAVFWMVLAGLLGMSSKFTECTLGQMYRHVDNEGRVLGGPMRYLKEGLAEMNMGPLGAVLAFLFSVLCIGGSFGGGCAFQVSQSLDIVKSQAPWLQGREWIYGAVLVACVGVVILGGIRRIASTAEKIVPLMCVVYVIGALIILGTNADEIGGAFATIFQEAFKWESAYGGLLGVMVMGIKRSAFSNEAGIGSAAIAHSAARTKYPVREGIVALLEPFIDTVVICTMTGLVIVITGVYDTERFPEHAELIAGDQGARLTSIAFQSVVPWFSIVLAVAAMLFAYSTMISWSYYGERCFTHLFGVKASLPYRILFLCFVFLGAVVTAQNANVFSELMILSMAFPNMLGLLLLSGKVKRSLDEYWGAYKRGEIRANG; from the coding sequence ATGCCGTTCGCCCCGAGCCACCCTGCCCTGAGCAAAATCTTCCTGAGCGTGATGCTGGCGTTGGCGACTTTGGGGTCACCGACCCCGCTCCTGGCCCAGGAGCAGGGTGAAAACGCCACCGAGTCGAACCCGGCAGTCGCGTCCGACGAAGCCCCTGCCGAGGCGGCAGACGGAGACTGGATGGCGGATGTTGACGGCTGGTTTGGCGAGTACCTCGTGGGGCCCCTCGTGGCGGTGCTGTTCTACGACTTCAATTCCAAGGAATGGCTCGGCACGAGCGTCCCGGTGGTCGTGGTGTGGCTGTTCTGCGGGGCGGCCTTCCTGACGCTGCGGATGATGTTTATTAACGTCCGGGCGTTCTGGCACGCCATCCGGGTCACGAAGGGCGACTTTGACGGCGACCACGACGACGGCGAGGTCTCCCACTTCCAAGCGCTATCCTCGGCTCTTTCGGCCACGGTCGGCCTCGGCAACATCGCCGGCGTAGCGATCGCCGTCGGCAGCGGCGGCCCGGGGGCCGTGTTCTGGATGGTGCTCGCCGGCCTGCTCGGCATGTCGAGCAAGTTCACCGAGTGCACGCTCGGCCAGATGTACCGTCATGTCGACAACGAAGGTCGCGTGCTCGGCGGCCCCATGCGGTACCTGAAAGAGGGCCTAGCAGAGATGAATATGGGGCCGCTGGGAGCGGTCTTGGCGTTCCTGTTCTCGGTGCTCTGCATCGGTGGGTCGTTCGGCGGCGGGTGCGCGTTCCAGGTGTCGCAGTCGCTGGATATCGTTAAGTCACAGGCGCCCTGGCTTCAAGGCCGCGAGTGGATTTACGGCGCGGTGCTGGTGGCGTGCGTCGGCGTGGTGATTCTGGGCGGCATCCGCCGGATTGCTTCGACGGCAGAAAAGATCGTGCCGCTGATGTGCGTGGTGTATGTGATTGGCGCACTGATCATCCTTGGGACCAACGCCGACGAGATCGGCGGGGCCTTCGCGACCATCTTCCAGGAAGCTTTTAAATGGGAGAGCGCCTACGGCGGTCTGCTGGGCGTGATGGTGATGGGCATCAAGCGTTCGGCGTTCAGCAACGAGGCCGGCATCGGTTCGGCGGCGATCGCCCACTCGGCCGCCCGCACCAAGTACCCGGTGCGTGAAGGCATTGTCGCCCTGCTGGAGCCGTTCATCGACACCGTGGTCATCTGCACCATGACCGGGCTGGTGATCGTCATTACCGGCGTCTACGACACCGAGCGCTTCCCCGAGCACGCCGAGCTGATTGCCGGCGACCAGGGCGCGCGGCTCACGAGCATCGCTTTTCAGTCGGTGGTCCCCTGGTTCTCAATCGTTCTGGCCGTTGCGGCGATGCTGTTCGCTTACTCGACAATGATCTCGTGGTCGTACTACGGCGAGCGGTGCTTCACGCACCTGTTCGGGGTTAAGGCGTCGCTACCGTACCGTATTCTCTTCCTCTGCTTCGTGTTTCTGGGAGCAGTGGTCACGGCCCAGAACGCCAACGTGTTTAGCGAACTCATGATCCTCTCGATGGCGTTCCCCAACATGCTTGGCCTGCTGCTGCTTAGCGGCAAGGTCAAACGCTCGCTAGACGAGTACTGGGGCGCCTACAAACGGGGCGAGATCAGAGCAAACGGGTAG